The following proteins are co-located in the Desulfonatronum thiodismutans genome:
- a CDS encoding sulfite exporter TauE/SafE family protein, whose translation MLFPVSGIEVAPWIPFVAGFAVAFVCSMGGVSGANLLLPFQMSVLGFVTPAVSATNHLFNIVAIPSGVYRFIREGRMVWPLTWVVIAGTVPGVLLGVILRVKYLPDPTHFKAFAGLVLLYIGFIMVRSQIKGPAPGSDKASSEKRFQELVAGFRKKEARSGEPLPRISVDQIGLKTIDYSFYGEKISAPTMGIFWLSAIVGVVGGMYGIGGGAIIAPFFVAVFQLPVYTIAGACLMGTFITSVVAAVFYQAIAPLYPHMAVAPDWTLGILMGVGGMIGMYAGARMQKFVPAQAIKWLLAFILVFTGGRYVVGFLF comes from the coding sequence ATGCTCTTCCCCGTCTCCGGAATCGAAGTGGCCCCGTGGATACCTTTTGTCGCCGGTTTTGCCGTAGCCTTCGTCTGCTCAATGGGCGGCGTGTCCGGGGCGAATCTGTTGCTGCCCTTTCAGATGAGCGTGCTGGGCTTCGTCACCCCGGCGGTCAGCGCCACCAACCACCTGTTCAACATCGTGGCCATTCCCAGCGGGGTCTACCGCTTCATCCGAGAGGGCCGGATGGTCTGGCCCCTGACCTGGGTGGTCATCGCCGGAACCGTGCCCGGCGTTTTGCTGGGCGTCATCCTGCGGGTCAAATACCTTCCCGACCCAACCCACTTTAAGGCGTTTGCCGGACTTGTGCTGCTGTACATCGGCTTCATCATGGTCCGCTCGCAGATCAAGGGCCCTGCCCCCGGATCGGACAAGGCGTCCTCGGAAAAACGATTTCAGGAGTTGGTGGCCGGGTTTCGGAAAAAGGAAGCCAGGTCCGGAGAGCCCCTTCCAAGAATCAGCGTTGACCAGATCGGGCTGAAGACCATCGATTACTCATTTTACGGCGAAAAAATCAGCGCCCCGACCATGGGCATCTTCTGGTTGAGCGCCATTGTCGGCGTGGTCGGCGGGATGTACGGCATCGGCGGCGGGGCCATCATCGCCCCCTTCTTCGTGGCCGTGTTCCAGCTGCCGGTGTACACCATCGCCGGAGCCTGCCTGATGGGCACGTTCATCACGTCCGTGGTGGCGGCCGTCTTTTACCAAGCCATCGCCCCGCTCTACCCGCACATGGCCGTGGCCCCGGACTGGACCCTGGGCATTCTCATGGGCGTGGGGGGAATGATCGGCATGTACGCCGGAGCCCGAATGCAGAAATTCGTCCCGGCCCAGGCCATCAAGTGGCTCCTGGCCTTCATTCTGGTCTTCACGGGCGGACGCTACGTGGTCGGATTTCTATTCTGA
- a CDS encoding TOBE domain-containing protein, with translation MHTIPDKDSSTRRSPRASFSVPSSAKILDSVQLAELERTFRVWATDSPRRDVQWSRQRILLIFLLIRHTGAKLNEILDLKAGDIDLGKRVVTVGGEERERVRAVEIPDDLAEELRAALEKGGHGPGEALFRVDPAHVRRKFYEQAEACGLPREFGNPSTLRRSRSVELLRGNLPLHVVQRLLGHSTPNLTAAHLDISEEDVHHAARQYVDRESRRRTSARNIFFGKITEIVTGDIQSEVTLLTLGGLNVVSVITNASLRRMRLKLGLFVTAEIKAPWVLLAGPEGADQNSAENRLPATVVEISTGKVNTEVLLRLADGTEICSVATTASCRRLGLHPGDQAWVLFGAYSVILNHEAC, from the coding sequence ATGCACACCATCCCCGATAAAGACTCCTCGACCCGGCGTTCGCCGCGTGCTTCGTTTTCCGTTCCGTCCTCGGCCAAGATTCTTGACTCCGTCCAGCTGGCGGAGCTGGAGCGGACGTTTCGCGTCTGGGCAACGGACTCCCCAAGGCGGGACGTCCAATGGTCCAGGCAGCGTATCCTTTTGATATTTCTTTTGATCCGCCATACGGGCGCCAAGCTGAATGAAATATTGGACCTCAAGGCGGGGGACATTGATTTGGGGAAGCGGGTCGTCACCGTGGGCGGCGAGGAACGGGAGCGGGTCAGGGCCGTTGAAATCCCCGACGATCTGGCCGAGGAGCTGCGCGCGGCCTTGGAAAAGGGCGGGCATGGTCCGGGTGAGGCTCTGTTCCGGGTTGATCCGGCCCATGTCCGGCGCAAGTTCTACGAGCAGGCCGAGGCATGCGGATTGCCCCGTGAGTTCGGCAATCCCAGTACGCTGCGTCGCTCGCGCTCCGTGGAACTGCTGCGCGGCAATCTGCCTCTTCATGTGGTCCAGAGGCTGCTTGGCCATTCCACGCCCAATCTCACCGCCGCGCATCTGGATATTTCCGAGGAGGACGTCCACCATGCCGCCAGGCAGTACGTGGACCGGGAGAGTCGCCGACGCACCAGCGCCCGGAATATTTTTTTCGGCAAGATCACGGAAATCGTCACCGGAGACATTCAGTCCGAGGTGACGCTGTTGACTCTGGGCGGGCTGAACGTCGTTTCGGTGATCACCAACGCCAGTCTACGCCGAATGCGGCTGAAGCTCGGGTTGTTCGTGACTGCGGAAATCAAGGCGCCTTGGGTGCTTCTCGCCGGTCCCGAGGGGGCGGACCAGAACAGCGCGGAGAACCGCCTGCCGGCCACGGTGGTTGAAATCAGCACCGGCAAGGTCAATACGGAAGTGCTGTTGCGCCTTGCGGACGGCACGGAAATCTGCTCCGTGGCAACCACCGCCAGCTGCCGCCGCCTGGGCCTGCATCCAGGAGACCAAGCCTGGGTGCTCTTCGGGGCGTATAGCGTTATCCTCAATCATGAAGCGTGCTGA
- a CDS encoding DUF4928 family protein, producing the protein MKPVKEMKGASMVNKVISERLAAFADEHGIHTKGTLSLVLVLTRRAAGRTPPYDPRDFLTPKGGQVAGLGGPAVQSVLADHGIARVLAEEGGRTSRGSLGRMTAYMQLLNEMHASGTLDFLVIEKWWVERVNLYFATKPLRLKMDSSNSLRSIVARLIETAFERQRETPGMMLAGAVMQHLVGAKLEMILPEGRIEHQGFSTADAPGARKGDFLVGDTAIHVTTAPTEALIRKCIRNLEENIRPLIVTTMSGAGGASALAKNADAAERIEILEIDQFIAANVYEWSGFEHAKRSHSMKELVEAYNRIIDQCETDPSMRIAIG; encoded by the coding sequence ATGAAGCCCGTGAAGGAAATGAAAGGCGCAAGCATGGTGAACAAGGTGATCAGCGAGCGACTCGCCGCCTTTGCCGATGAGCACGGTATACATACCAAGGGAACGCTCAGCCTGGTGCTCGTATTGACGCGGAGAGCCGCCGGAAGGACTCCTCCGTATGATCCGCGTGATTTTTTGACTCCAAAAGGGGGGCAAGTGGCCGGACTTGGCGGGCCCGCCGTGCAGTCGGTGCTGGCCGATCACGGCATCGCCCGTGTTCTGGCTGAAGAAGGCGGACGAACCAGCCGCGGCTCCCTCGGGCGAATGACGGCGTACATGCAACTGCTCAACGAAATGCACGCCTCCGGGACGCTCGATTTTCTAGTCATCGAAAAATGGTGGGTGGAGCGCGTCAATTTGTACTTCGCCACGAAGCCGTTGCGTCTGAAGATGGATTCGTCCAACTCGCTGCGCAGCATCGTTGCGCGGTTGATCGAGACGGCCTTTGAAAGACAAAGGGAAACTCCCGGCATGATGCTCGCCGGCGCGGTCATGCAGCACCTCGTCGGGGCAAAGTTGGAAATGATCCTGCCGGAAGGGCGCATCGAACATCAGGGATTTTCGACTGCAGATGCGCCAGGGGCAAGAAAAGGGGATTTCCTTGTCGGAGATACGGCAATTCATGTCACCACGGCGCCGACGGAGGCGCTGATCAGGAAATGCATCCGCAATCTCGAGGAAAACATCCGCCCCTTGATCGTTACCACGATGAGCGGGGCGGGCGGCGCGTCGGCATTGGCCAAGAATGCCGACGCGGCGGAGCGCATCGAAATCCTGGAGATCGATCAGTTCATCGCCGCCAACGTCTACGAGTGGAGCGGGTTTGAGCACGCCAAACGTTCGCACTCCATGAAGGAACTGGTGGAGGCGTACAACAGGATCATCGATCAATGCGAGACCGATCCGAGCATGAGGATAGCCATAGGTTGA
- a CDS encoding DNA cytosine methyltransferase, with product MIHEKLGCSEQARQKHLRSKTVAEYFAGIGLMRLGLEKEGWSVVFANDIDPDKHRMYQSNFDDAPGRLSLEDVHLLSPEDTPTTTLATASFPCNDLSLAGMRKGLVGKQSSAYWGFIRILETMGERRPPIVLLENVAGFLTSHQGRDFQAALLALNRLGYAVDAMIVDAARFVPQSRVRLFVVGKLRQGASGWRLNESLRFYESDVRPKALADFILMHPEIVWDLRKMPTLPRTRLRLSDIVEELPAESPFWWNEQRRDYLLSQMSEKHAQQVAVMKQRREWSYGTVFRRVRKGRSMAELRTDGVAGCLRTPRGGSGRQILLRAGYDQVDVRLLTPRECAKLMGADDFVIDVPLNQAFFGFGDAVCVPVISWIAKNYLNPLVEEMLADTSANPSPQAADIEYGQVQESTK from the coding sequence ATGATTCACGAAAAACTCGGATGTTCGGAACAGGCACGTCAAAAGCATCTCAGGTCGAAGACGGTTGCCGAATATTTCGCGGGCATCGGCTTGATGCGCCTTGGCTTGGAGAAGGAAGGCTGGTCAGTGGTCTTTGCCAACGACATCGATCCCGACAAGCATCGAATGTACCAGAGCAACTTTGATGATGCTCCCGGCCGACTCAGCCTGGAAGACGTCCATCTCCTTTCACCCGAAGACACCCCCACGACCACCTTGGCCACGGCCTCCTTTCCCTGCAACGACCTTTCACTGGCCGGAATGCGCAAGGGACTGGTGGGCAAGCAGTCTTCCGCATACTGGGGGTTCATACGCATTCTGGAAACCATGGGCGAGCGGCGTCCTCCCATTGTTCTTTTGGAAAACGTCGCCGGCTTTTTGACATCGCATCAGGGCCGTGATTTTCAGGCCGCCTTGCTGGCATTGAATCGGCTCGGCTACGCCGTGGACGCGATGATTGTCGATGCCGCGCGCTTTGTTCCGCAGAGCAGGGTGAGGCTCTTCGTGGTGGGCAAGCTCAGACAGGGGGCAAGCGGTTGGCGCTTGAACGAGTCGCTGAGGTTCTACGAAAGCGACGTTCGACCCAAGGCGCTGGCCGACTTCATTCTCATGCACCCGGAGATCGTCTGGGACCTCAGGAAGATGCCTACCTTGCCGCGGACACGACTCCGTTTGAGCGACATCGTGGAAGAATTGCCAGCCGAGTCCCCTTTTTGGTGGAATGAGCAACGACGGGATTACCTTCTGTCTCAAATGAGTGAAAAACATGCGCAACAGGTCGCGGTCATGAAGCAGCGGCGGGAATGGTCGTACGGAACGGTTTTCAGGCGCGTTAGGAAGGGAAGGTCCATGGCTGAATTGCGCACGGACGGCGTCGCCGGTTGTCTGCGCACGCCGCGCGGCGGCAGCGGGCGTCAGATTCTGCTGCGGGCCGGATACGATCAGGTCGACGTACGTCTTCTGACGCCGCGAGAGTGTGCGAAATTGATGGGTGCCGATGATTTCGTCATAGACGTTCCCTTGAATCAGGCTTTTTTCGGTTTCGGGGACGCGGTTTGCGTGCCGGTCATTTCGTGGATCGCGAAAAATTATTTGAATCCTTTGGTGGAAGAGATGCTTGCCGATACGTCGGCAAATCCTTCTCCCCAAGCTGCTGATATTGAGTACGGTCAGGTCCAGGAGTCGACGAAATGA
- a CDS encoding helix-turn-helix domain-containing protein, whose protein sequence is MPHRISSAADLGRIAAEKRKVDGLTQADLAGYCGVGPRFVGELERGKPTVRLDKALQVLEGLGLELVVKARGE, encoded by the coding sequence ATGCCGCATCGGATTAGCAGCGCCGCGGACCTCGGGCGGATCGCGGCTGAGAAGCGAAAGGTGGACGGACTGACCCAGGCTGATCTGGCCGGGTATTGCGGGGTTGGGCCACGATTCGTCGGGGAGTTGGAACGAGGCAAGCCCACCGTGCGACTGGACAAAGCCTTACAGGTTCTTGAGGGATTGGGATTGGAACTGGTCGTCAAGGCCAGGGGAGAATAG
- a CDS encoding ABC transporter ATP-binding protein, with protein MLLRCDISTSFTGDTSGFELDASFQASAASIVLFGPSGSGKTLTLMALAGLLTPRIGHVSVREVTFFDSRTGVNVPARKRNVGVVFQDYALFPHLTVRENVAFGLKRPFRPLDAEQRRNVEELLELFGIAALAGQRPYQLSGGQRQRTALARALAPKPRLLLLDEPFTALDQPLRMKMREELAQIKQRFDVPMVMVTHDLADVEVFAQTLVAFGHGRVLEVLDYQERRSGGESAEDILTPLFEAANDNGFGAGRGSRCSG; from the coding sequence ATGCTTCTGCGGTGCGACATCTCGACAAGCTTCACCGGAGATACGAGCGGCTTTGAACTGGATGCATCGTTCCAGGCATCTGCCGCGTCCATCGTTCTCTTCGGGCCGTCCGGCTCCGGAAAAACGCTGACGTTGATGGCCCTGGCGGGACTGCTGACTCCCCGGATCGGGCACGTCTCGGTCCGGGAGGTCACGTTTTTTGACTCGCGGACAGGAGTGAACGTGCCTGCCAGAAAGCGCAATGTCGGCGTCGTGTTCCAGGACTATGCCCTGTTTCCGCATCTGACTGTCCGGGAAAACGTGGCCTTTGGCCTGAAGCGTCCTTTTCGCCCGCTCGACGCGGAACAGCGGCGCAACGTGGAGGAACTACTGGAATTGTTCGGCATCGCCGCTCTTGCCGGACAACGTCCCTATCAACTGTCCGGGGGGCAGCGCCAGCGCACGGCTTTGGCCAGGGCCCTGGCTCCAAAACCGCGACTGTTGCTTCTGGATGAGCCGTTCACGGCCCTGGATCAACCCTTGCGGATGAAAATGCGCGAGGAACTGGCCCAAATCAAGCAACGGTTCGATGTGCCCATGGTCATGGTCACCCACGACCTGGCCGACGTGGAGGTCTTTGCCCAGACCCTGGTGGCCTTTGGGCACGGGCGGGTGCTGGAGGTGCTGGACTACCAGGAGCGCCGCTCCGGAGGCGAAAGCGCCGAAGATATTCTGACGCCGTTGTTTGAGGCGGCCAACGACAACGGATTCGGAGCAGGGAGAGGAAGCAGGTGTTCGGGGTAA
- the modA gene encoding molybdate ABC transporter substrate-binding protein has protein sequence MKRIAAALLCGVMVLASVVPAAAQVVIVSAAASLTDAFNVLKEDFEKEHPGARLVFNFGASGALYRQIEQGAPVDVFASADMRWMDEAVRIGRVEATESKVFARNLIVLAVPKNNPAGVSTLKDLESAGVRRIGVVTPDTSPAGNYARQSLKDLELWEVLEFKYIFAETVTQLLSYLRLGEVDAGFFFASDAVRGADSVAVVMEMPMREPALYPIAPLSDTKQPDLAQAFVRFILSEKGQAVLSGYGFRKAE, from the coding sequence ATGAAACGGATTGCCGCCGCTCTGCTGTGTGGTGTCATGGTTCTTGCCTCGGTCGTGCCGGCCGCCGCTCAGGTGGTGATCGTGTCCGCGGCGGCCTCGCTGACGGATGCCTTCAATGTGCTGAAGGAAGATTTTGAAAAGGAACACCCTGGAGCACGATTGGTCTTCAACTTCGGGGCTTCCGGGGCTCTCTACCGGCAGATCGAACAGGGCGCGCCCGTGGACGTGTTTGCTTCCGCGGACATGCGCTGGATGGACGAGGCCGTCCGGATCGGGCGAGTCGAAGCGACGGAATCCAAAGTCTTTGCGCGAAACCTGATTGTCCTGGCCGTGCCTAAAAACAATCCCGCCGGGGTCTCGACCTTGAAAGATCTGGAGAGCGCTGGTGTCCGTCGGATCGGAGTGGTTACGCCGGACACCAGTCCGGCGGGAAACTACGCCAGGCAGTCGTTGAAGGACCTGGAACTCTGGGAAGTTCTGGAATTCAAGTACATCTTCGCGGAAACCGTGACTCAACTGTTGAGCTATTTGCGCCTCGGCGAGGTGGATGCCGGGTTCTTTTTCGCCTCGGACGCGGTCCGGGGGGCGGACAGCGTGGCCGTGGTCATGGAAATGCCCATGAGGGAACCAGCCCTGTATCCCATTGCTCCGCTCTCCGACACCAAACAGCCGGACCTGGCCCAAGCCTTCGTGCGTTTCATTCTGTCCGAGAAGGGACAAGCCGTTCTTTCCGGGTATGGATTCAGGAAAGCGGAATAA
- the modB gene encoding molybdate ABC transporter permease subunit encodes MSVASLATLFALLFGVLLAWVIHRFRFPGRNMLDAVLTLPMVLPPTVLGYYLIVLIGRNGVIGGWLESTFGITLMFTWQGAVVAASVVAFPLVFKSARAALEGVGEKYENAARTLGCGEWQIFLRVLLPMAVRGIAAGTMLAFARAMGEFGATLMVAGNLPGRTQTMPLAVYSAVQTGNQDLANMLVFVLSAACVVILWITGALLKPKWEER; translated from the coding sequence TTGAGCGTGGCTTCCCTGGCCACGCTCTTCGCCCTGCTCTTCGGGGTATTGCTGGCTTGGGTCATTCATCGGTTTCGTTTTCCCGGTCGGAACATGCTCGATGCCGTGTTGACCCTGCCCATGGTCCTGCCGCCCACGGTGCTGGGGTATTATTTGATCGTGCTGATAGGGCGAAACGGTGTGATCGGCGGTTGGCTGGAGTCGACCTTTGGGATCACCTTGATGTTCACGTGGCAGGGGGCGGTGGTTGCCGCTTCCGTGGTGGCTTTTCCCCTGGTTTTCAAGTCGGCCCGAGCCGCGTTGGAGGGGGTTGGGGAAAAGTACGAAAACGCGGCCCGCACCCTGGGTTGCGGCGAATGGCAAATTTTCTTGCGTGTCTTGTTGCCCATGGCCGTGCGCGGGATCGCAGCCGGGACCATGCTGGCCTTTGCCCGGGCCATGGGCGAGTTCGGGGCCACCCTGATGGTTGCCGGCAACCTGCCCGGTCGAACCCAGACCATGCCTTTGGCCGTGTACAGCGCCGTGCAGACCGGGAACCAGGACCTAGCCAACATGCTGGTGTTCGTCTTGTCCGCCGCCTGCGTGGTGATTTTATGGATTACGGGCGCTTTGCTCAAACCCAAATGGGAGGAAAGGTAA
- a CDS encoding ABC transporter ATP-binding protein, giving the protein MSLYALHNVRQVFEGRTVLDIEALELTAGGSYALLGPNGSGKTTLLHVLAFLRPPSLGAISFQGRRVEWSDRTLTALRRKVVLVDQHPIMFSSTVLKNVEYGPRMRGVSARERRKIAEECLDRVGMSAFAHRPAHLLSGGETQRVAIARAMACRPEVMLFDEPTASVDVENQAVIDGVIRALRKEKGISIVFSTHKRLEATRLAEERIFLFEGRLTGPGGENLISCDIVHGDRGTVCVVGDNVALPVQTSRSGPGRVFIKPELITLFPLDAAQGKMAEQGHVGEILQMTAEGPNIKVLVDIGVPLRSILSKDEVRRLGVMVGDKVRVLVDPEAVEVAG; this is encoded by the coding sequence ATGAGTCTGTACGCGTTGCACAACGTGCGGCAGGTTTTTGAAGGCCGGACCGTGCTGGATATCGAGGCCCTTGAGCTTACCGCCGGGGGCAGCTACGCCCTGCTGGGACCCAATGGTTCGGGCAAGACCACCTTGCTGCACGTTCTGGCTTTTTTGCGGCCGCCGTCCCTCGGAGCAATCTCTTTTCAGGGCCGACGAGTGGAGTGGAGCGACCGCACCCTGACCGCCTTGCGTCGCAAGGTGGTGCTGGTGGATCAGCATCCGATCATGTTCTCTTCCACGGTGCTTAAAAACGTGGAATACGGACCCAGGATGCGCGGTGTATCCGCCCGTGAGCGGCGCAAGATCGCCGAAGAGTGTTTGGACCGCGTGGGCATGTCCGCTTTTGCTCATCGTCCCGCTCACCTGCTGTCCGGCGGCGAGACCCAGCGCGTGGCCATTGCCCGGGCCATGGCCTGCCGTCCGGAGGTGATGCTCTTCGACGAGCCCACGGCCAGCGTGGACGTGGAGAACCAGGCCGTCATCGACGGGGTGATTCGTGCATTGCGGAAGGAAAAAGGCATTTCCATCGTCTTTTCAACGCACAAACGCCTGGAAGCGACCAGATTGGCCGAGGAGCGGATATTCCTTTTCGAAGGCCGGCTTACGGGACCTGGCGGCGAAAATCTCATCTCCTGCGACATTGTTCACGGAGATCGGGGAACGGTCTGCGTTGTCGGCGACAACGTCGCCCTGCCCGTACAAACGTCGCGCTCCGGCCCGGGGCGAGTCTTCATCAAGCCGGAACTGATCACCCTCTTTCCCCTGGATGCTGCTCAAGGAAAAATGGCCGAGCAAGGACATGTCGGCGAAATATTGCAGATGACCGCGGAAGGTCCGAACATCAAGGTACTCGTGGATATCGGCGTACCTCTCCGCAGCATCCTCAGCAAAGATGAAGTCAGACGCCTCGGCGTCATGGTCGGGGACAAGGTGCGTGTGCTTGTCGATCCGGAAGCGGTGGAAGTGGCCGGGTGA
- a CDS encoding ABC transporter permease, whose translation MDFLTQSIIEAFRMIWSLDPEMYFIVYVSLYVSFFSTIIASILGVPLGFLIAVKQFRGKRAVITILNTMLALPTVVIGLLVYAFLSRRGMLGHLGLLYTPKAIIIGQVILILPWVATFTMAAVSRIDERYRRTALTLGANALQAALAVAREARFGILAAIIAAFGRVIAEIGIAMMLGGNIKGFTRTMTTAMALEHNKGEFVLAVALGIVLLAVSLIMNVALQLVQGKYGDNR comes from the coding sequence ATGGATTTCCTCACCCAAAGCATCATCGAAGCCTTCCGGATGATCTGGTCCCTGGACCCGGAAATGTACTTCATTGTCTACGTCTCCCTGTACGTCAGCTTCTTCTCCACGATCATCGCCTCGATCCTGGGCGTACCGCTTGGCTTTCTGATCGCGGTGAAACAGTTCCGGGGCAAGCGGGCCGTGATCACGATTTTGAACACCATGTTGGCCCTGCCCACGGTGGTCATCGGGTTGTTGGTCTACGCATTCCTGTCCCGGCGAGGCATGCTCGGCCATCTCGGCCTGCTTTACACGCCCAAGGCCATCATCATCGGCCAGGTGATCCTGATCCTGCCCTGGGTGGCCACGTTCACCATGGCCGCGGTCAGCCGGATCGACGAGCGCTATCGCCGCACGGCCCTGACCCTGGGCGCGAATGCCCTGCAAGCGGCCCTGGCCGTGGCCCGGGAAGCCCGCTTCGGCATCCTGGCCGCGATCATCGCCGCATTCGGTCGGGTCATCGCGGAAATTGGCATCGCCATGATGCTCGGCGGCAACATCAAGGGCTTCACCCGAACCATGACCACGGCCATGGCCCTGGAGCACAACAAGGGCGAATTCGTGCTGGCCGTGGCTCTGGGCATCGTTCTGTTGGCCGTGAGCCTGATCATGAATGTGGCCCTGCAACTGGTGCAAGGCAAGTACGGGGATAATCGATGA
- a CDS encoding substrate-binding domain-containing protein: MRKIVSIVIGAALVLAALPALAQDKVITMSTTTSTEASGLLDCLLPEFLKDTGITVRVMSKGTGAALKDGMDGNADVVFVHDVAREERFVAEGYGTKRYYVMYNDFIIVGPESDPDGIKDAPNSAEAMKRIAAAKAPFVSRGDDSGTHSRERQLWEATGLALTDAKSPQDADGWYFSIGQGMGEALIFAEEKEGYVLADRGTYLQYKFGRTQPYDLVVAYEGDDMLKNPYGVIPVNPEKHPHVKFDLADAFAQWLVSERGQQVIASYQLHGQPLFFPDAK, from the coding sequence ATGCGAAAAATCGTTTCCATCGTAATTGGCGCTGCTCTTGTATTGGCGGCGCTTCCGGCCCTGGCCCAAGACAAGGTGATCACCATGAGCACCACCACCAGCACCGAGGCTTCGGGGTTGTTGGACTGTTTGTTGCCGGAGTTTCTCAAGGATACCGGCATCACCGTGCGGGTCATGTCCAAGGGTACCGGCGCGGCCTTGAAGGACGGCATGGACGGTAATGCGGACGTGGTCTTCGTGCACGACGTGGCCCGGGAGGAGCGGTTCGTGGCTGAAGGGTACGGCACGAAGCGCTACTACGTGATGTACAACGATTTCATCATCGTTGGCCCGGAGAGCGATCCGGACGGGATCAAGGACGCGCCGAACTCCGCGGAGGCCATGAAACGCATTGCCGCGGCCAAGGCCCCCTTTGTCTCCCGAGGTGACGACAGTGGTACGCACTCGCGGGAAAGGCAGCTCTGGGAAGCCACCGGACTGGCTCTGACGGACGCGAAGTCGCCCCAGGACGCCGACGGTTGGTACTTTTCCATCGGCCAGGGCATGGGCGAGGCCCTGATCTTCGCCGAGGAAAAGGAGGGTTACGTCCTCGCGGACCGCGGAACCTATCTGCAGTACAAGTTCGGACGCACCCAGCCTTATGATCTCGTGGTCGCTTACGAAGGCGACGACATGCTCAAGAACCCCTATGGCGTGATCCCGGTCAATCCGGAAAAGCATCCTCACGTGAAGTTCGATCTGGCTGATGCCTTCGCCCAATGGCTGGTCTCCGAGCGCGGCCAACAGGTCATCGCCAGCTACCAGCTTCACGGCCAACCGCTGTTCTTCCCGGATGCGAAATAA
- a CDS encoding helix-turn-helix transcriptional regulator, translating into MKNLLSTKEVAQLLDVNEKMVYGLIAEKGLPATKVTGKWLFPKHLVEQWIENSTQNFPSPTSPLPPYHGLLIVAGSDDPLLERTLNLFNKTFPKHLAVYGNVGSFGGLKAMHNNLCHMASSHLIQAEDGDYNFQFAEEELSAPPAVINFCFREQGLILAKGNPLNIRSVADLGRKEIRVVNRPLATGTRLLFDQHLEKAGVAAETMVGYGNEVHRHLDVGLEVLFGRADVGPGIRAVAGILELDFLPLGRERFDLLISRERFFDKGVQQFLGLLHDATFPRQAEALTGYDVSQAGRTIYPSDPENR; encoded by the coding sequence GTGAAGAACTTGTTGTCCACCAAGGAAGTGGCCCAACTGCTCGATGTGAACGAGAAGATGGTCTACGGCCTGATTGCCGAAAAGGGGCTGCCGGCCACGAAAGTCACCGGGAAGTGGCTTTTTCCCAAACATCTCGTGGAGCAGTGGATTGAGAACAGCACCCAGAATTTCCCTTCGCCGACTTCGCCCCTGCCACCGTATCACGGCCTGCTGATCGTGGCCGGCAGCGACGATCCGCTGCTGGAACGGACCTTGAACCTGTTCAACAAAACCTTTCCCAAGCATCTGGCGGTCTACGGCAACGTGGGCAGCTTCGGAGGGTTGAAGGCCATGCACAACAATTTGTGCCACATGGCTTCCAGCCATCTGATTCAGGCCGAGGACGGGGATTACAATTTTCAGTTTGCCGAGGAGGAACTGAGCGCGCCTCCGGCGGTGATCAATTTTTGCTTCCGGGAGCAGGGCCTGATCCTGGCCAAGGGCAATCCCCTGAACATTCGCTCCGTGGCCGATTTGGGGCGTAAGGAAATCCGGGTGGTCAACCGTCCACTGGCCACGGGCACGCGTCTGCTCTTTGATCAGCACCTGGAGAAGGCCGGCGTGGCAGCGGAGACCATGGTCGGGTACGGCAATGAGGTCCATCGGCATCTGGACGTGGGGCTGGAAGTGCTGTTCGGTCGGGCCGACGTCGGGCCGGGCATCCGGGCAGTGGCCGGAATTCTGGAACTGGACTTTCTGCCGCTGGGGCGGGAGCGGTTCGATCTGCTGATTTCCCGGGAGCGATTCTTTGACAAGGGAGTCCAGCAGTTCCTGGGGCTGCTCCACGACGCGACGTTTCCGCGTCAAGCCGAGGCCTTGACCGGATATGATGTCTCCCAGGCCGGGCGAACGATATATCCAAGTGATCCGGAGAACAGGTAA